A genomic region of Streptomyces sp. R33 contains the following coding sequences:
- a CDS encoding IS256 family transposase — translation MADKDEAAASVAGDKTVDEVVERLLDKADSSGAALLGEGGLLTEITKAVLERALEAEMSEHLGYERGDSAGHGSGNSRNGTSPKTVLTDAGAVTLAVPRDRNGEFEPRLVPKNARRLAGFNDRILSLYARGMSVRDIRSHLAQIYGVEVSPDLISKVTDAVIDELVTWQNRPLDAVWPIIYIDALWVKIRSGSVTSKPVYLAVGVDMDGRKDVLGLWVGAEGEGATTWMAVLSELRNRGIEDVCIVVCDGLKGLPDAVTATWPKATVQTCVIHLTRASLRLSSVRDHPKLVPALRAIYTAPTETAAEQALDAFEASDLGERYPAIVRTWRSAWPEFTPYLAFPPAIRTVVYSTNMVESINSRLRKATRNRGHFPSEQAALKVLYLAVREQINPKARDANHVAPHWKEALNQFSLFFEDRLSIQ, via the coding sequence ATGGCAGACAAAGACGAAGCGGCCGCGTCCGTGGCCGGCGACAAGACGGTCGACGAGGTGGTCGAGCGGCTGCTCGACAAAGCTGACTCCTCGGGAGCGGCCCTGCTCGGCGAGGGCGGGCTCCTGACGGAGATCACCAAGGCTGTTCTGGAGCGGGCTCTGGAAGCCGAGATGAGTGAACACCTCGGCTACGAACGCGGAGATTCCGCAGGTCACGGCTCTGGAAACTCCCGGAACGGGACGTCGCCCAAGACGGTCCTGACCGATGCCGGCGCCGTCACTTTGGCGGTGCCCAGAGACCGCAACGGTGAGTTCGAGCCGCGTCTGGTCCCGAAGAACGCCCGCCGGCTGGCGGGATTCAACGACCGGATCCTCTCGCTCTACGCGCGCGGGATGAGCGTGCGCGACATCCGCTCCCACCTCGCCCAGATCTACGGAGTCGAGGTCAGCCCAGACCTGATCAGCAAGGTCACCGACGCCGTGATCGACGAGCTCGTGACCTGGCAGAACCGGCCCCTCGACGCGGTCTGGCCGATCATCTACATCGACGCATTGTGGGTGAAGATCCGTTCTGGCTCGGTGACATCGAAGCCGGTCTACCTGGCCGTCGGCGTCGACATGGACGGCCGCAAAGACGTCCTCGGCTTGTGGGTTGGAGCCGAGGGTGAAGGCGCGACCACGTGGATGGCGGTGCTGTCGGAACTGCGGAACCGGGGTATCGAGGACGTGTGCATCGTCGTCTGCGATGGTCTGAAGGGCCTGCCCGACGCCGTCACCGCGACCTGGCCCAAGGCCACGGTCCAGACGTGCGTGATTCACCTGACCAGGGCCTCGCTCAGACTGTCGTCCGTGCGGGACCACCCGAAGCTGGTGCCGGCTCTGAGAGCGATCTACACAGCGCCGACCGAGACGGCCGCCGAACAGGCCCTTGACGCGTTCGAGGCCTCTGACCTGGGCGAACGCTACCCGGCGATCGTGCGGACCTGGCGGTCGGCCTGGCCGGAGTTCACTCCCTACCTGGCGTTCCCACCGGCCATAAGGACGGTGGTCTACTCCACGAACATGGTCGAATCGATCAACTCGCGGCTCCGCAAAGCCACCCGCAACCGCGGCCATTTCCCCTCGGAACAGGCAGCGTTGAAGGTCCTCTACCTCGCAGTCCGCGAGCAGATCAACCCCAAAGCGCGCGATGCCAACCACGTCGCCCCACACTGGAAGGAAGCGCTGAACCAGTTCTCACTCTTCTTCGAGGACCGGCTCAGCATCCAATGA
- a CDS encoding universal stress protein, with the protein MDRQQEAPRIVVGVDGSPSSQAALRWAVRYAELVSGRVEAVAAWDLPGAASWSAPAVDTTFDEEEAERRLVEEVRTVLGEDGASSVHQRLVRGNPVDVLVEAAEGADMLVVGSRGRGGFSRTLLGSVSHQTALHAPCPITIVRADAPVER; encoded by the coding sequence ATGGACAGGCAGCAAGAGGCTCCGCGGATCGTGGTGGGCGTCGACGGATCGCCCTCGTCCCAGGCCGCGCTGCGCTGGGCGGTCCGGTACGCAGAGCTGGTGAGCGGGCGAGTAGAGGCGGTCGCAGCGTGGGACCTGCCCGGTGCCGCGTCGTGGTCGGCCCCGGCGGTGGACACCACGTTCGACGAGGAGGAGGCCGAGCGTCGGCTGGTCGAGGAGGTCCGCACGGTTCTCGGTGAGGACGGTGCCTCCTCCGTGCACCAGCGGCTCGTACGCGGCAATCCGGTCGACGTCCTGGTCGAAGCGGCAGAGGGTGCGGACATGCTGGTCGTGGGCAGCCGTGGTCGCGGCGGCTTCAGCCGGACCCTGCTCGGTTCGGTGAGCCATCAGACGGCGCTCCACGCGCCGTGTCCGATCACCATCGTCCGGGCGGATGCACCCGTCGAACGTTGA
- a CDS encoding flavodoxin domain-containing protein has protein sequence MHQGLDASDRCAVDQLTEGYLDRGRYFTHRPAYGIARIAASRRPDPVVVRTGDFKTKEYANLLGGRPFEPVEMIGWRGAGRDYSDGYREGFVLECQALRRVREEMGLTGVIVMIPFCRTLEEADKVIEVMAAEGLRRGENGPKVCVMAEIPSNILLAQDFDENDPAVTDLIRIPLPRVQTLGRPVGLCGQRPSGETRPTSRRRRPGQLRRRRAAHRRRRGTATLRTEWSPQGSVRPKRTCRRPRDSGVSPAPWNQGVPAMSTKRVLVAYGTKHGATAGIAEQLGKTLREDGLDAVVLPADEVHDVRAYDAVVLGGSLYAGHWSSKAKHCAERNADSLRHRPVWMFSSGPLDRSAEEHDIPPVSAVAREMQLVGAREHMTFGGSVTAHTPGFLAKALTRQGKGGDFRNPERIQNWAHHISAELAA, from the coding sequence GTGCACCAGGGCCTTGATGCCTCCGACCGCTGCGCCGTCGACCAGCTCACCGAGGGCTACCTCGACCGCGGCCGGTACTTCACCCACCGCCCCGCGTACGGCATCGCACGGATCGCCGCCTCCCGCCGGCCCGACCCCGTCGTCGTCCGCACCGGCGACTTCAAGACCAAGGAGTACGCCAACCTCCTCGGCGGCCGCCCCTTCGAACCGGTCGAGATGATCGGATGGCGGGGTGCCGGCCGCGACTACAGCGACGGCTACCGGGAAGGCTTCGTCCTCGAATGCCAGGCTCTGCGCCGGGTGCGCGAGGAGATGGGCCTGACCGGCGTCATCGTCATGATCCCGTTCTGCCGCACCCTCGAAGAGGCCGACAAGGTCATCGAGGTAATGGCGGCTGAAGGACTGCGGCGCGGCGAGAACGGCCCCAAGGTCTGCGTGATGGCCGAGATCCCCTCCAACATCCTCCTCGCCCAGGACTTCGACGAGAACGACCCGGCCGTCACCGACCTCATCCGGATCCCCCTCCCGCGGGTCCAGACCCTGGGACGTCCGGTGGGCCTGTGCGGACAGCGGCCCAGCGGCGAAACCCGGCCTACGTCGCGTCGCCGTCGCCCCGGACAGCTTCGCCGCCGCCGAGCAGCACATCGCCGCCGCCGAGGAACCGCCACGTTGAGGACCGAATGGTCCCCGCAGGGATCCGTCCGGCCCAAGCGGACCTGCCGTCGGCCGCGTGACAGTGGTGTCAGCCCCGCACCATGGAACCAAGGAGTACCCGCCATGAGCACCAAGCGCGTCCTGGTCGCCTACGGCACCAAGCACGGAGCCACCGCAGGCATTGCCGAACAGCTCGGCAAGACCCTCCGCGAGGACGGTCTCGACGCCGTCGTGCTGCCCGCCGACGAGGTCCACGACGTCCGCGCCTACGACGCCGTCGTCCTCGGCGGCTCCCTCTATGCCGGCCACTGGAGCAGCAAGGCCAAGCACTGCGCCGAACGCAATGCCGACTCCCTGCGGCACCGCCCGGTGTGGATGTTCAGCAGCGGCCCGCTCGACCGCTCCGCCGAGGAACACGACATCCCCCCGGTCTCCGCCGTCGCCCGGGAGATGCAGCTGGTCGGAGCGCGCGAGCACATGACCTTCGGCGGCAGCGTCACGGCCCACACCCCCGGCTTCCTCGCCAAGGCACTGACCCGTCAGGGCAAGGGTGGGGACTTCCGCAATCCCGAACGGATCCAGAACTGGGCCCACCACATCAGCGCCGAGCTCGCCGCCTGA
- a CDS encoding cation-transporting P-type ATPase, with protein MTETAAPDLTPDTAPDPLDPLPLLRRELHTGRRGLSSREAERRLAVYGPDEVRRSARTGTLRELLRQLVHPLALLLWAAAALAFIAAIAVLGWAIVAVILVNAGFALVQERQAEKAVETLARYLPAQAQVIRDGQAQHVPARDLVPGDLIAQGDRIPADARLTEGGAEADLSMLTGESTPVERLAGPGLDGLSPFQEPNLVFSGTTATEGQAQAIVFATGDHTELGRIAALSRRTRREPSPLERQVAFELVFTAALVYAPPLQNLFGTAALPLDVVLLISAFPPLVWGSDELRRWARRRHHRYS; from the coding sequence ATGACTGAGACGGCCGCGCCGGACCTCACGCCGGACACCGCGCCGGATCCCCTGGATCCCCTTCCCCTGCTCCGTCGCGAGCTGCACACCGGCCGCCGGGGGCTGTCGAGCCGGGAGGCGGAACGCAGGCTGGCCGTCTACGGCCCGGACGAGGTCCGCCGCTCCGCCCGCACGGGCACCCTGAGGGAACTGCTGCGGCAACTGGTCCACCCGCTGGCCCTGCTGCTGTGGGCCGCGGCCGCCCTCGCCTTCATCGCCGCCATCGCGGTGCTCGGCTGGGCGATCGTCGCGGTCATCCTCGTCAACGCCGGATTCGCACTCGTCCAGGAACGGCAGGCCGAGAAGGCCGTCGAAACCCTGGCCCGCTACCTTCCCGCGCAGGCCCAGGTGATCCGCGACGGACAGGCACAGCACGTGCCGGCCCGGGACCTGGTCCCCGGTGACCTCATCGCCCAAGGCGACCGGATACCCGCCGACGCCCGCCTGACCGAGGGAGGAGCAGAGGCTGACCTCTCCATGCTCACGGGCGAGTCCACCCCGGTCGAGCGCCTTGCCGGCCCGGGCCTCGACGGCCTTTCCCCGTTCCAGGAGCCCAACCTCGTCTTCAGCGGCACCACCGCCACCGAAGGCCAGGCGCAGGCGATCGTCTTCGCCACCGGCGACCACACCGAGCTCGGGCGGATCGCGGCCCTGAGCCGGCGCACCCGTCGTGAGCCGAGCCCACTGGAGCGGCAGGTCGCCTTCGAACTCGTCTTCACCGCGGCGCTCGTATACGCGCCGCCGCTCCAGAACCTCTTCGGCACCGCCGCCCTCCCGCTGGACGTCGTCCTCCTCATCTCGGCCTTCCCGCCGCTGGTCTGGGGAAGCGACGAGCTCCGGCGCTGGGCCCGACGCCGGCACCACCGTTACTCCTGA
- a CDS encoding DUF1876 domain-containing protein: MLHTSEWKTHVYLFEDEHTTKVRVELDTGTTRLTGHGTARCNPTDKDVPEIGDELAAARALENLAEQLKRAAYGDMAAAGAAPQSAPLTAYDLG, translated from the coding sequence ATGTTGCACACGAGCGAATGGAAGACCCACGTCTACCTCTTCGAGGACGAGCACACGACCAAGGTCCGCGTCGAACTCGACACCGGCACCACGCGTCTCACGGGCCACGGCACCGCCCGCTGCAACCCGACGGACAAGGACGTGCCCGAGATCGGCGACGAACTCGCGGCCGCCCGGGCCCTGGAGAACCTGGCGGAACAGCTCAAGCGCGCCGCCTACGGCGACATGGCAGCAGCGGGGGCCGCACCACAGAGCGCTCCCCTCACGGCCTACGACCTCGGATGA
- a CDS encoding phosphoketolase gives MTSYPISELDAHWRAANYLAVGQIYLMDNPLLTEPLRPEHIKPRLLGHWGTSPGLNLVHTHLNRVIKGRSLDALCVWGPGHGGPAVLANSWLEGTYTETYPDITRDAAGMAKLFRQFSFPGGVPSHVAPETPGSIHEGGELGYSLAHAYGAALDHPGLLVACVIGDGEAETGPLAASWHSNKFLDPVHDGAVLPILHLNGYKIANPTVLSRIPQAELDSLLRGYGHDPLYVTGSDPAQVHHAMARAMDEALDRIAVIQREARTAGTGPGREYARWPMIVLRTPKGWTGPATVDGDPVAGTWRAHQVPLAGVRENPAHLKQLETWLRSYRPEELFDVGGQPSEQVLACVPQGERRLGAVPWANGGRLLRPLPLPSPGAYAVPVDKPGNSLHEPTRVLGRFLSQIMRDTAERRDFRVVGPDETASNRLDDLYDATGKAWQGLTEATDRNLSRDGRVMEILSEHVCQGWLEGYLLTGRHGLFSTYEAFAHIVDSMVGQHIKWLKTSRDLPWRAPIASLNYLLTSHVWRQDNNGFSHQDPGFVDHVLNKSPEVVRVYLPPDANTLLAVADHALRSRDQVNVIVAGKQPSFDWLPLDEALVHVTRGAGIWEWAGTDHGSREPDVVLACAGDVPTMEVLAATALLREHLPSLAVRVVNVVDIARLMPHEEHPHGMTDTDYNALFTTDKPVIFAYHGYPWLIHRLAYRRTGHPNLHVRGYKESGTTTTPFDMVVRNDLDRYRLVMDVIDRVPGLAGRAEGLRQAMADQRIRHHRWIREHGTDLPEVADWSWPY, from the coding sequence ATGACCTCGTACCCCATTTCGGAGCTCGACGCGCACTGGCGCGCAGCCAACTATCTGGCAGTCGGCCAGATCTACCTCATGGACAACCCCCTGCTCACCGAGCCGCTGAGGCCCGAGCACATCAAGCCGCGACTGCTCGGCCACTGGGGCACCTCTCCCGGCCTGAACCTCGTCCACACCCACCTCAACCGGGTGATCAAGGGCCGGTCGCTGGACGCCCTGTGCGTCTGGGGTCCGGGCCACGGCGGTCCGGCCGTCCTCGCCAACTCCTGGCTGGAGGGCACGTACACCGAGACCTACCCGGACATCACGCGGGACGCGGCCGGCATGGCCAAACTGTTCCGGCAGTTCTCCTTCCCCGGCGGCGTGCCGAGCCACGTGGCCCCCGAGACGCCCGGCTCCATCCATGAAGGCGGCGAGCTCGGATACTCCCTCGCCCACGCCTACGGAGCCGCCCTCGACCACCCCGGCCTGCTGGTCGCCTGCGTCATCGGGGACGGCGAGGCCGAGACGGGGCCACTGGCGGCGTCCTGGCACTCGAACAAGTTCCTCGACCCGGTCCACGACGGCGCGGTCCTGCCGATCCTCCACCTGAACGGCTACAAGATCGCCAATCCGACGGTGCTGTCCCGTATCCCCCAGGCCGAGCTCGACTCGCTGCTGCGCGGATACGGCCACGACCCGCTGTACGTGACCGGCAGCGACCCCGCCCAGGTGCACCACGCCATGGCCCGCGCGATGGACGAGGCCCTGGACCGCATCGCGGTCATCCAGCGCGAGGCCCGGACGGCGGGCACCGGTCCGGGCCGGGAGTACGCGCGCTGGCCGATGATCGTGCTGCGCACCCCCAAGGGCTGGACCGGCCCCGCCACCGTCGACGGCGACCCGGTCGCGGGCACCTGGCGTGCCCACCAGGTGCCGCTCGCAGGAGTGCGCGAGAATCCCGCGCACTTGAAGCAGCTGGAGACCTGGCTGCGCTCATACCGGCCGGAGGAGCTCTTCGACGTCGGCGGGCAACCGTCCGAGCAGGTGCTCGCGTGCGTCCCGCAGGGTGAGCGCCGCCTGGGCGCCGTCCCGTGGGCGAACGGCGGGCGGCTGCTGCGGCCTCTCCCGCTGCCCTCCCCCGGTGCGTACGCCGTCCCCGTCGACAAGCCGGGCAACAGCCTCCACGAACCGACGCGGGTCCTCGGGCGCTTCCTCAGCCAGATCATGCGCGACACCGCCGAGCGGCGGGACTTCAGGGTCGTCGGTCCGGACGAGACCGCCTCCAACCGGCTGGACGACCTCTACGACGCCACCGGCAAAGCCTGGCAGGGGCTGACGGAGGCCACGGACAGGAACCTCTCCCGGGACGGCCGCGTCATGGAGATCCTGTCCGAACACGTCTGCCAGGGCTGGCTGGAGGGGTACCTCCTCACCGGCCGCCACGGGCTCTTCTCCACCTACGAGGCCTTCGCCCACATCGTCGACTCCATGGTCGGCCAGCACATCAAGTGGCTGAAGACCTCGCGCGACCTGCCCTGGCGTGCACCCATCGCCTCCCTCAACTACCTGCTCACCTCGCACGTCTGGCGCCAGGACAACAACGGCTTCTCCCACCAGGACCCCGGGTTCGTCGACCACGTCCTCAACAAGAGCCCCGAGGTCGTACGGGTCTACCTGCCGCCGGACGCCAACACGCTCCTCGCCGTGGCCGATCACGCCCTGCGCAGCCGCGACCAGGTCAATGTGATCGTCGCCGGGAAGCAGCCCTCCTTCGACTGGCTGCCCCTCGACGAGGCCCTCGTCCATGTCACGCGGGGCGCCGGCATCTGGGAGTGGGCGGGAACCGACCACGGCTCCCGCGAACCCGACGTCGTGCTCGCCTGCGCCGGCGACGTACCCACCATGGAGGTCCTCGCCGCCACGGCCCTCCTGCGCGAGCACCTCCCGTCGTTGGCCGTCCGAGTCGTCAACGTCGTGGACATCGCTCGGCTGATGCCCCACGAGGAACACCCGCACGGAATGACGGACACCGACTACAACGCCCTCTTCACCACCGACAAGCCGGTGATCTTCGCCTACCACGGCTATCCGTGGCTGATCCACCGCCTTGCCTACCGCCGCACCGGCCACCCGAACCTGCACGTCCGCGGGTACAAGGAGTCCGGCACGACGACCACCCCCTTCGACATGGTCGTGCGCAACGACCTCGACCGGTACCGGCTCGTCATGGACGTCATCGACCGCGTCCCGGGCCTGGCCGGCCGCGCCGAGGGCCTGCGCCAGGCCATGGCCGACCAGCGCATCCGCCACCACCGCTGGATCCGCGAGCACGGCACCGACCTGCCGGAGGTCGCGGACTGGTCCTGGCCGTACTGA
- a CDS encoding universal stress protein: protein MKRTLVVGVDGSPQSRAAADWAAQEAVRRDLPLHVVHAWLWAPLAAPIVQDRDTEARRADDVLQEVEGELTHRYPGLDLTAEVLSDAPVPALLHAAKDAKLLVIGTRGHGALVGFLLGSYGQQVIAAAECPVVSVRSAHGKPVAVPEEGEVVVGQQGGVQESAEVLRIAFEAAAARKVPLRAVRAWSLPPVYGYSPGSMWIADQSGGLEPYEKAALEQALEPWRVKYPEVEVVAHVEQGSGGHVLLAAASDAQLLVVGRRVRESAVGAHIGSVAHEVLHHSACPVAVVPHP from the coding sequence GTGAAGCGCACCCTGGTTGTCGGAGTGGACGGATCCCCTCAGAGCCGGGCCGCGGCGGACTGGGCCGCACAGGAGGCCGTACGACGTGACCTGCCCCTGCACGTGGTCCATGCCTGGCTGTGGGCGCCGCTGGCCGCCCCGATCGTCCAGGACCGCGATACCGAAGCCCGCCGCGCCGACGACGTCCTGCAGGAGGTCGAGGGCGAGCTCACCCACCGGTACCCGGGATTGGACCTCACCGCGGAAGTGCTCTCCGATGCGCCCGTGCCGGCCCTGCTGCACGCCGCCAAAGATGCGAAGCTGCTGGTCATCGGCACTCGCGGGCACGGAGCGCTGGTCGGCTTCCTGCTGGGATCCTACGGTCAGCAGGTGATCGCCGCCGCGGAGTGCCCCGTCGTGTCCGTACGCTCCGCGCACGGCAAGCCGGTCGCCGTGCCGGAGGAGGGCGAGGTCGTCGTCGGGCAGCAGGGCGGCGTGCAGGAGTCCGCCGAGGTACTGCGCATCGCCTTCGAGGCAGCCGCGGCACGCAAGGTGCCGCTCCGTGCTGTCCGCGCTTGGAGCCTGCCTCCGGTCTACGGTTACAGCCCCGGGTCGATGTGGATCGCCGACCAGTCCGGTGGCCTGGAGCCGTACGAGAAGGCGGCGCTGGAGCAGGCACTGGAGCCGTGGCGGGTGAAGTACCCGGAGGTCGAAGTCGTCGCGCACGTCGAGCAGGGCAGTGGCGGCCACGTGTTGCTGGCCGCTGCGTCCGACGCGCAACTGCTCGTCGTCGGCCGGCGGGTCCGCGAGTCGGCGGTGGGGGCGCACATCGGGTCCGTGGCCCATGAGGTCCTGCACCACTCGGCATGCCCTGTGGCGGTGGTCCCGCACCCCTGA
- a CDS encoding response regulator transcription factor, giving the protein MTDSGAPSPAKTPITVFLLDDHEVVRRGVHDLLDAEPDLNVVGEAGTAEQALVRIPALRPQVAILDVRLQDGDGVRVCRELRSRMPELACLMLTSFDDEEALLDAVMAGASGYVLKQITGTDLVTAVRTVAAGQSMLDPGATTRLMARMRGDVPKEEQVPGLPGFTDREKEVLVMVSEGLTNREIGKRLFLAEKTVKNIISRLFTKLGVEGRVQAAVIASHTLVPPSQRPMPAAE; this is encoded by the coding sequence ATGACCGACAGCGGTGCTCCCTCCCCCGCCAAGACGCCGATCACGGTCTTCCTCCTCGACGACCATGAAGTCGTGCGCCGCGGGGTGCACGATCTGCTGGACGCGGAGCCGGACCTGAACGTGGTCGGCGAGGCGGGCACGGCGGAACAGGCCCTGGTCCGGATCCCCGCGCTGCGCCCCCAGGTGGCGATCCTGGACGTACGACTCCAGGACGGAGACGGGGTGAGGGTGTGCCGGGAGCTGCGCTCGCGGATGCCCGAGCTGGCCTGCCTGATGCTCACCTCGTTCGATGACGAGGAGGCCCTGCTGGACGCTGTGATGGCGGGCGCCTCCGGCTACGTACTGAAGCAGATCACCGGCACCGACCTGGTCACCGCCGTACGCACGGTCGCGGCCGGCCAGTCCATGCTCGATCCCGGAGCCACGACCCGGCTGATGGCCCGCATGCGCGGTGACGTGCCCAAGGAGGAGCAGGTCCCGGGTCTGCCCGGCTTCACCGACCGGGAGAAGGAGGTCCTCGTCATGGTCAGCGAGGGTCTCACCAACCGGGAGATCGGCAAGCGGCTTTTCCTCGCCGAGAAGACCGTCAAGAACATCATCTCGCGTCTGTTCACCAAGTTGGGTGTGGAGGGCCGCGTCCAAGCAGCCGTGATCGCCAGCCATACGCTGGTCCCGCCGAGCCAGCGCCCCATGCCGGCCGCCGAATAG
- a CDS encoding STAS domain-containing protein has protein sequence MTALIDLKAVVRNDGDLRVTLAGELDFHTAAQVEPRLTELAASVQHGLVLDLSGISFCDSSGIDLFMRVHHRCRSAGTTLRLCGVPPLVAKSMRVLGADRELGLAAA, from the coding sequence ATGACCGCCTTGATCGATCTGAAGGCCGTGGTGAGGAACGACGGTGATCTGCGCGTCACCTTGGCAGGAGAACTCGACTTCCACACGGCGGCGCAGGTGGAGCCCCGCCTCACCGAACTCGCCGCGTCCGTTCAACACGGCCTCGTCCTGGACCTGTCCGGGATCTCCTTCTGCGACAGCTCGGGCATCGACCTCTTCATGCGCGTGCACCACCGCTGCCGCTCGGCCGGAACCACGCTCCGGCTGTGTGGCGTGCCCCCTCTGGTGGCCAAGTCGATGCGGGTGCTCGGGGCCGACCGCGAGCTGGGGCTCGCGGCGGCCTGA
- a CDS encoding pyridoxamine 5'-phosphate oxidase family protein produces the protein MQDGDVTAARHMRELDRTEALRLVATVSLGRIVFTQHALPAVRPVNHLVEGEDIIVRIHDDGALTSLMAPADVTGVVVAYEADAIDPVTHLGWSVVVTGYARPVADADEAARFASMLRPWAGRPTARALRIRPALVTGFRLEAERTLPETAARG, from the coding sequence ATGCAGGATGGCGATGTGACGGCCGCCCGGCACATGCGAGAGCTCGACAGGACGGAGGCGCTGAGACTGGTGGCGACCGTGTCCCTGGGACGAATCGTCTTCACGCAGCACGCTCTGCCGGCAGTGCGCCCGGTCAACCATCTCGTCGAGGGCGAGGACATCATCGTGCGGATCCACGACGACGGGGCGCTCACATCCCTCATGGCCCCGGCCGATGTCACCGGCGTGGTCGTCGCCTACGAAGCGGACGCCATCGATCCCGTCACCCACCTCGGCTGGAGCGTCGTCGTCACCGGCTACGCGCGGCCGGTGGCCGACGCCGACGAGGCGGCCCGGTTCGCTTCCATGCTGCGTCCTTGGGCGGGACGCCCCACGGCCCGGGCCCTGCGGATCCGCCCCGCCCTCGTCACCGGATTCCGGCTGGAAGCGGAGCGGACGCTGCCGGAGACGGCTGCCCGGGGATGA
- a CDS encoding GAF domain-containing protein has protein sequence MRLDELLDELQVRIDAVRGTRDRVHSLLEAVVSVGRELDLAQVLRRIVEAAALLVDAEYGALGVIGPHGRTLSQFLTVGLTEEAIAEIGPLPAGHGLLGEVIHHPEPLRLTDLGAHSSSYGFPPHHPPMRTFLGVPIRVRDEVFGNLYLTDKRGGVDFDTEDETVISTLSVAAGVAIDNARLYEASQRQQRWLKANAEITESLLSGSPRPAVLELIALRAREITGARISDISMPVPGAEGLFVEFAAGADSKARQGLVVPFAGSLSGTAHQTGQPVAVVHASDNGRYPADAQTQGGLGPAVAVPLGTTGGESRGVLLLARAAGEPVFGENELEPLVAFAGQAAIALELAERRRDTEQIALLEERDRIARDLHDLAIQRLFATGMTLQSAARLVEHEGAAERISRAVDDLDETIKIIRSTIFGLRTKDRESGPGLRARAARAVGDAAITLGHPPRLSMEGLLDTDVPSEVADHVMAALGELLSNAARHAGATRVAVALKAEPGEIVLTVSDNGRGIPAQGRRSGLRNLDDRARGVGGSFTVDTPGDGGSRLVWRAPLPTGS, from the coding sequence ATGCGGCTGGACGAGCTGCTCGACGAGCTCCAAGTACGAATCGACGCCGTGCGCGGCACCCGGGACCGGGTGCACAGCCTGCTGGAGGCCGTCGTCTCGGTGGGCCGGGAACTGGATCTGGCCCAGGTGTTGCGGCGGATCGTGGAGGCAGCGGCGCTGCTCGTGGACGCCGAGTACGGGGCGCTGGGGGTCATCGGCCCCCACGGCCGCACGCTGTCGCAGTTCCTGACCGTGGGGCTCACCGAGGAAGCCATCGCCGAAATCGGTCCCCTGCCGGCTGGTCACGGTCTGCTCGGAGAAGTCATCCACCACCCGGAGCCCTTGCGCCTCACCGATCTCGGTGCTCACTCCTCGTCGTACGGGTTTCCACCGCACCACCCGCCCATGCGCACGTTCCTCGGCGTGCCGATCCGGGTGCGGGACGAGGTGTTCGGGAACCTCTATCTGACCGACAAGCGGGGCGGGGTCGATTTCGACACCGAGGACGAGACGGTGATCTCCACCCTCTCGGTGGCGGCGGGCGTGGCGATCGACAACGCCCGGCTGTACGAGGCGTCGCAGCGCCAGCAGCGGTGGCTCAAGGCCAATGCGGAGATCACCGAGAGCCTGCTGTCGGGCAGTCCCCGTCCGGCTGTGCTGGAGCTCATCGCCCTCCGGGCACGGGAGATCACGGGCGCCCGCATCTCGGACATCTCCATGCCGGTTCCCGGTGCCGAGGGGCTGTTCGTGGAGTTCGCGGCCGGTGCGGACAGCAAGGCCCGGCAGGGGCTCGTCGTCCCCTTCGCAGGATCTCTCTCGGGAACCGCTCACCAGACCGGGCAACCCGTGGCGGTCGTTCACGCCTCGGACAACGGCCGCTATCCGGCCGATGCGCAGACACAGGGCGGGCTGGGTCCCGCCGTCGCGGTCCCGCTGGGCACCACAGGCGGAGAGAGCAGGGGCGTACTCCTGCTCGCGCGCGCAGCCGGCGAGCCCGTCTTCGGCGAGAACGAGTTGGAGCCGCTCGTCGCCTTCGCGGGGCAGGCGGCCATCGCCCTGGAGCTGGCGGAGCGGCGCCGGGACACCGAGCAGATCGCACTGCTGGAGGAGCGGGACCGGATCGCACGGGACCTGCACGACCTGGCCATCCAGCGGCTCTTCGCCACGGGCATGACCCTCCAGAGCGCCGCGCGGCTCGTCGAGCACGAGGGGGCCGCCGAGCGCATCAGCCGTGCGGTCGACGACCTGGACGAGACCATCAAGATCATCCGATCGACGATCTTCGGTCTGCGTACCAAGGATCGTGAGAGCGGACCGGGTCTGCGGGCCCGCGCTGCCCGGGCGGTCGGCGACGCGGCCATCACCCTCGGCCATCCGCCGCGTCTGAGCATGGAGGGCCTGCTCGACACGGACGTCCCGTCCGAGGTGGCCGACCACGTCATGGCTGCGCTGGGCGAGCTCTTGAGCAACGCCGCGCGCCACGCAGGGGCGACCAGGGTCGCCGTGGCCCTCAAGGCGGAGCCGGGCGAGATCGTGCTGACGGTCTCGGACAACGGCAGGGGCATCCCGGCCCAGGGCCGCAGGAGCGGCCTGCGCAACCTCGACGACCGGGCGCGGGGCGTGGGCGGGTCCTTCACCGTGGACACCCCCGGCGACGGGGGCAGCCGACTCGTCTGGCGGGCACCGCTCCCCACCGGGAGCTGA